Proteins encoded within one genomic window of Triticum aestivum cultivar Chinese Spring chromosome 2D, IWGSC CS RefSeq v2.1, whole genome shotgun sequence:
- the LOC123054989 gene encoding uncharacterized protein, with protein MAIVAGLVAPAAKPLGLAGAGRRHRRGWRVAVASSSAAAAGVDLKALGSAIDKKDSQEARQALDQLKELGWAKRWSSQPYMSRRTTSLRELTNLGIKNAENLAIPSVRNDAAFLFTVVGTTGFLAVLAGQLPGDWGFFVPYLTGSISLVVLAIGSISPGLLQVAIGSFSAVFPDYQERIARHEAAHFLVAYLTGLPILGYSLDIGKEHVNLVDDQLQKLLYSGQLDQKEVDRLAVISMAGLAAEGLEYDKVVGQSADLFTLQRFLNRTKPPLGKAQQQNLTRWAVLIAASLLKNNKAAHDALVSAMSQKATVLGCIEAIENAS; from the exons ATGGCGATCGTGGCAGGTCTCGTCGCGCCCGCCGCGAAACCTCTCGGGctcgccggcgcggggcggcggcaccGGCGTGGCTGGCGCGTCGCGGTGGCGtcctcctcggcggcggcggccggggtggACCTCAAGGCGCTCGGCTCGGCCATCGACAAG AAGGATAGCCAGGAGGCCAGGCAGGCGCTGGACCAGCTCAAGGAGCTGGGCTGGGCCAAGCGGTGGAGCTCGCAGCCctacatgtcccgccgcacg ACGTCTCTGAGGGAGCTCACCAACCTCGGGATAAAGAATGCCGAGAACCTCGCCATCCCGAGCGTCAGAAACGAT GCAGCGTTTCTGTTCACGGTCGTCGGCACCACCGGATTCCTGGCCGTCCTCGCAGGCCAACTCCCCGGG GATTGGGGCTTCTTCGTTCCCTACTTGACTGGAAGCATTTCCTTGGTAGTATTAGCCATCGGAAGTATTTCTCCAGG TCTTCTGCAGGTGGCAATTGGCTCTTTCTCTGCAGTTTTCCCTGATTACCAAGAGAGGATTGCTAGGCATGAAGCTGCTCATTTTTTGG TTGCATATTTGACCGGCCTACCTATCCTGGGATACTCTTTGGACATTGGTAAGGAGCATGTTAACCTCGTTGATGACCAGCTACAGAAGCTGCTATACAGCGGCCAGCTCGACCAAAAGGAAGTGGACAG GTTGGCTGTGATCTCCATGGCCGGACTGGCTGCTGAAGGTCTGGAATACGACAAGGTCGTCGGCCAATCAGCCGACCTCTTCACCCTTCAG AGGTTCCTGAACAGAACTAAGCCGCCGCTAGGCAAAGCACAGCAGCAAAACCTTACGAGATGGGCG GTGCTCATCGCCGCGTCGCTTCTGAAGAACAACAAGGCGGCTCACGACGCGCTGGTGTCCGCCATGTCGCAGAAGGCCACCGTGCTGGGGTGCATCGAGGCAATTGAGAACGCCTCCTGA